The following coding sequences lie in one Campylobacter sp. RM16189 genomic window:
- a CDS encoding phosphatidylglycerophosphatase A, whose translation MQKVFLTFFYTGLSPKAPGTVASLVAAVFAYLILIFLSDQTLFLASILIFAASINVINDYEAKTGVHDDKSIVIDEVAGVWLAISMSSASWLSFILSVLFFRIFDIVKPSIIGRVDRDVRGGLGVMGDDMLAGFFAGLLSAMCYGALIKLEIGTDWLISIR comes from the coding sequence ATGCAAAAAGTTTTTTTGACTTTTTTTTATACCGGACTTAGTCCGAAGGCTCCGGGAACTGTAGCTAGTCTGGTAGCCGCAGTATTTGCCTATCTTATACTTATATTTTTATCCGATCAGACGCTTTTTCTTGCTTCTATTTTGATTTTTGCAGCAAGTATAAACGTAATAAACGACTACGAGGCAAAAACCGGTGTACACGATGATAAAAGCATAGTCATAGATGAGGTTGCTGGTGTTTGGCTTGCAATTTCAATGAGCTCTGCTTCATGGCTTAGCTTTATATTATCTGTTCTGTTTTTTAGGATTTTTGATATTGTTAAGCCTTCTATTATCGGCAGAGTCGATAGAGATGTGAGAGGCGGGCTTGGAGTGATGGGTGATGATATGCTAGCGGGCTTTTTCGCAGGCCTTTTAAGTGCTATGTGCTATGGAGCTTTGATTAAGCTTGAAATAGGAACAGATTGGCTGATTTCTATTAGATAG
- the nrfD gene encoding NrfD/PsrC family molybdoenzyme membrane anchor subunit: MNNMWGSVAQYNEIYWPWPIAVYLFLAGLSAGSMMVALLVKWNYHKQENDTIWDAMVKAGAIVAPITICVGLALLVFDLGKPLSFYWILLKYNFLSVMSIGVALLLIYTPFAFLFAIIIFEKEIEKHSILSILRPVSRIIRSFAPLAKTIETVLFLLAIGVGVYTGFLLSAITKLPLWNTPILPILFLTSGFSSGVAANILVGLLCFKHLINKDNVKYLLVLDLRAVLFEVPLIAILFLGLHFEGGVSAVAVKQALTTGHYAIIFWLGVVGVGLATPILIAATALKNHAYRVGYIVANSIVVIFGVILLRYYIVYAGQVFTGV; the protein is encoded by the coding sequence ATGAATAATATGTGGGGAAGCGTTGCTCAATATAACGAAATTTACTGGCCGTGGCCGATTGCAGTCTATCTATTTTTGGCGGGTCTTTCTGCGGGATCTATGATGGTTGCTCTTTTAGTAAAATGGAACTATCACAAACAAGAAAATGATACTATTTGGGATGCGATGGTTAAAGCGGGGGCTATAGTTGCTCCTATTACCATCTGTGTTGGCTTGGCTCTTCTTGTGTTTGACCTTGGTAAGCCTCTTAGCTTTTATTGGATTTTGTTAAAATATAACTTCTTGTCTGTTATGTCAATAGGTGTTGCCTTGCTTTTGATTTATACGCCTTTTGCTTTCTTGTTCGCTATTATAATATTTGAAAAAGAGATAGAAAAACACTCTATTTTAAGTATCTTAAGGCCAGTTTCAAGAATTATTCGCTCATTTGCGCCTTTGGCTAAAACTATAGAGACTGTTTTATTTTTACTAGCTATCGGAGTGGGAGTTTATACAGGCTTCTTGTTAAGTGCTATTACAAAACTTCCTCTTTGGAATACGCCTATATTGCCGATTCTATTTTTGACATCAGGCTTTAGCTCAGGCGTTGCGGCAAATATTTTGGTGGGGCTACTATGCTTCAAGCACCTAATAAATAAGGATAATGTAAAATATCTGCTAGTTTTAGACCTTAGAGCTGTATTGTTTGAGGTTCCTTTGATAGCGATACTTTTCTTGGGTCTACATTTCGAGGGCGGCGTAAGTGCGGTTGCTGTAAAACAAGCTCTTACAACGGGACATTATGCTATAATCTTCTGGCTAGGCGTTGTGGGCGTTGGACTTGCAACTCCAATATTAATAGCAGCTACCGCTCTTAAAAATCACGCTTATAGAGTAGGATATATCGTAGCCAACTCTATCGTAGTAATCTTTGGAGTAATTTTACTAAGATACTATATAGTATATGCAGGGCAGGTATTTACAGGAGTTTGA
- a CDS encoding fatty-acid--CoA ligase: MGEKSLFIAIILVAVLVFVGVLLLLFKSKNKNQEPQKKNTKSLKADEDVTFNQLLGIISNPKSTKNELFSALKIFTDQFSIPPKNNGQLPDLAKSYLKFILIMASHKNADAKLIAFMSNEIKKKNPEYAREIEIYEEEGRLRRKK, encoded by the coding sequence ATGGGTGAAAAATCTCTATTTATTGCAATAATTTTGGTAGCAGTATTAGTCTTTGTAGGCGTTCTGCTACTACTCTTTAAATCCAAAAACAAAAATCAAGAACCACAAAAAAAGAATACAAAATCCCTAAAAGCCGATGAAGATGTCACCTTTAATCAGCTTTTAGGGATCATATCTAATCCAAAGTCAACTAAAAACGAACTATTTAGCGCCCTTAAAATTTTCACAGATCAATTTAGTATACCACCTAAAAACAATGGGCAATTACCAGATCTTGCAAAAAGTTATCTTAAATTCATACTTATAATGGCAAGCCACAAGAATGCCGATGCTAAACTAATAGCGTTCATGAGCAACGAGATTAAAAAGAAAAATCCAGAATATGCAAGAGAGATTGAAATATATGAAGAAGAGGGAAGATTAAGGCGAAAAAAGTAA
- the phsA gene encoding thiosulfate reductase PhsA, producing the protein MNSSRRNFLKASTATGIMAMTYAPGTLGAVGAKALQASDKAVYSFCEMCSTRCPIEARVVDGKNIFIQGNGKVSGTATSVCARGGAGHSQLYDPQRLVKPLIRVGERGENKWREASWDEALDLVAKKMLEIKEKYGPESFVFTAKSSQTHKLMTTFASAYGSPNCFSHLSCCPITYRMVCEHMYGDGRLKRDFGNAKYIVNFGHNLFEGIVISDTKKVAKMAERDDTKLLVLEPRFSVIAAKADEWLPVKPGTDLAFVLALIHTWIKNGTYDKEFIEKFTIGFDKVVESTKDTTPEWQEKITGIPAKTVERIAGEIWKAAPKVIIDFGHKTTTAKAEYIRTRAIMVANAMMGNWEKKGGLFGGKNAKKYNSLVGEELIPAITNPDAAIKVPKTPRLDAAGEDGRNKFVGRSHGVLMEIPDAIMSEKPYPIKGWFNIRFNHMINVAGTDKTIESLKKLDFIVSSDVYMNDFSIYADVILPESTYLERDEGIEDKSSQKPAYMIRNKVIDPVGDTKNGYDIFRELARRMKIDEKYANNTMDEWRMQQVKGNAELLAQLAKDGYVTWKVPGILFREKDSVKNFVKKFPHAEKFVGENGLMDSQIKFKTDSGKIELFSEKVEAQFPTYGCLGSMENNIRDMDVYGGHELSIMTGKTPIHTNGHTQNVPFLNDLMSDSPVWIHPKTAKKHGVKTGDKVFLQNKFSKDKATIFVTEGIREDTLFLYHGFGHVSAGLERIDGVGTNQSKLLDPAAGPVCATMVTNVGVDIVKA; encoded by the coding sequence ATGAACAGTTCAAGACGAAATTTCTTGAAAGCTTCTACTGCGACCGGAATAATGGCTATGACATATGCTCCTGGTACGCTTGGCGCTGTCGGAGCTAAAGCTTTACAAGCTAGCGATAAGGCCGTTTATAGCTTTTGCGAGATGTGCTCTACCCGCTGTCCTATAGAGGCTAGAGTGGTTGATGGAAAAAATATTTTTATTCAAGGAAATGGCAAGGTAAGCGGAACAGCTACTTCTGTTTGTGCAAGAGGTGGTGCTGGACACAGCCAACTATATGATCCTCAAAGACTTGTTAAGCCTCTTATTAGAGTAGGCGAGCGCGGTGAAAATAAGTGGCGCGAAGCTAGCTGGGATGAGGCACTTGATCTAGTGGCTAAAAAGATGCTTGAGATTAAAGAAAAATATGGACCTGAGAGCTTTGTATTCACTGCAAAATCAAGTCAAACTCATAAACTAATGACGACTTTTGCGAGCGCTTATGGATCTCCAAACTGCTTTTCTCACCTATCCTGTTGTCCGATAACATACAGAATGGTATGTGAGCATATGTATGGCGATGGAAGATTAAAAAGAGACTTTGGAAATGCAAAATATATCGTAAATTTCGGTCACAACCTCTTTGAAGGTATCGTTATATCAGACACTAAAAAAGTTGCTAAAATGGCTGAGAGAGATGATACTAAACTTTTAGTTCTTGAGCCAAGATTTAGCGTTATAGCCGCTAAGGCTGACGAGTGGCTACCTGTAAAACCGGGAACCGATCTAGCGTTTGTATTAGCACTTATTCATACATGGATTAAAAACGGAACCTATGATAAAGAGTTTATTGAGAAATTTACAATCGGCTTTGACAAGGTTGTGGAAAGCACCAAAGACACAACTCCAGAGTGGCAAGAAAAGATCACAGGAATTCCTGCTAAAACAGTTGAGAGAATAGCAGGAGAGATTTGGAAAGCAGCTCCAAAAGTAATCATTGACTTTGGACATAAAACAACCACTGCTAAAGCTGAATACATAAGAACAAGAGCCATCATGGTAGCAAATGCGATGATGGGTAACTGGGAGAAAAAGGGCGGATTATTTGGTGGTAAAAACGCGAAAAAATATAACTCTTTAGTAGGCGAAGAGCTAATACCTGCTATAACAAATCCTGATGCGGCCATAAAAGTTCCAAAAACTCCAAGACTTGATGCTGCTGGGGAAGACGGAAGAAATAAATTCGTAGGCAGAAGTCACGGTGTTTTAATGGAAATTCCTGATGCAATTATGAGTGAGAAACCTTATCCTATAAAAGGTTGGTTCAATATCAGATTTAACCATATGATAAACGTTGCAGGAACTGATAAGACTATAGAGAGCCTTAAAAAGCTTGACTTTATCGTAAGCTCTGACGTTTATATGAACGACTTTTCTATCTATGCAGACGTTATTTTACCAGAGAGCACCTATCTTGAAAGAGATGAGGGGATCGAAGATAAATCAAGTCAAAAACCTGCATATATGATAAGAAATAAGGTAATTGATCCGGTTGGTGATACAAAGAACGGTTACGATATCTTTAGAGAGCTTGCAAGACGCATGAAAATTGATGAAAAATATGCCAATAATACAATGGATGAGTGGAGAATGCAACAAGTTAAAGGAAATGCCGAGCTGCTAGCCCAGCTTGCAAAAGATGGATATGTGACTTGGAAGGTTCCTGGAATTTTATTTAGAGAAAAAGACAGCGTTAAAAATTTTGTTAAGAAATTCCCTCATGCAGAGAAATTCGTAGGTGAAAATGGTCTTATGGATTCTCAAATTAAATTTAAAACAGATAGTGGAAAAATTGAGCTATTTAGTGAGAAAGTTGAAGCACAATTCCCCACTTATGGTTGCTTAGGAAGTATGGAAAATAACATTAGAGATATGGACGTTTACGGTGGACACGAACTATCTATCATGACAGGCAAAACTCCTATTCATACAAATGGACATACTCAAAACGTTCCATTCCTAAATGATCTTATGAGCGACTCTCCTGTGTGGATACATCCAAAAACAGCTAAAAAACATGGAGTAAAAACCGGAGATAAGGTATTTTTACAAAACAAGTTCTCAAAAGACAAAGCAACTATATTTGTAACAGAAGGTATTAGAGAGGATACTTTATTCTTATATCACGGATTTGGACACGTTTCAGCAGGTCTTGAAAGAATAGATGGAGTAGGGACAAACCAAAGCAAATTGCTTGACCCTGCGGCTGGTCCAGTATGCGCCACGATGGTTACAAACGTTGGCGTTGATATAGTAAAAGCATAA
- the ccsA gene encoding cytochrome c biogenesis protein CcsA: MRGIKSLFLSMTSAIVLLLIFAIASGIATIVETVYDTKSAWALIYGATWFALIQLLLGINLAYNIYKYKLMDMKKLPVFIFHLSFLFMLLGSAMTRYLGFEANMHIRENTTQDRMYEMGSRLEMKTQKDGKEYKVSIPKQINAVTPHEFNIDLDVGGQKANLKYKAFYKNAEFEYYAANSGDPLIEIVVSDSQNREDVGLKPGDVRELGGVSFAFNADPTLERFVKFEYKDGNFTMTSNHNVGYFIMATNEKGEYEAKKPTEFLPMQLYTIGDINFAPKNILKKAQRRLVSKGGQFDALVADLSFNGESKEIVLYENYVMPVVQTIGGQEFTASWGAREIILPFSLHLKDFELKRYPGSNSPMSYASEVVVKDPQTGDYDYRIYMNHVLDHAGYRFFQSSYDKDERGTILSVNRDPGKIPTYIGYFLLGLGLFFNVVNPHSRFRKLAKYINEDAIKNTAKACILAFACIFVAPKANAMNVAIKIDENHAKELSTVVVQSADGRMKPFDTVAREILNKVYKKDIINEANANQIALSMMIDAPYWREMPIIAVHNKELKKIIGIDENAKYAKFNDFFEYDRNTTRSSYKLTKYAESASRKRPAERGTFDKDVQKVDERLNILYMVFVGEIFTMFPKIDDPNHTWYAPASAMMYFPKEEREPISRILQEYFSGVSDALNSGNWSVPNRVLAEIKTYQEEHGKAVMPSKERIGMEILFNKYKIFQSLIPIYLFAGFGLLCFVFIKMAKPRLNINWMFKIVYSVNILAFLAHTAGLALRWYISGHAPWSNAYESMIYIAWALGLSGIVFSNRSPISMALTSILAGITLFVAHLSWMDPQITTLVPVLQSYWLTIHVSVITASYGFLGLCSLLGMFVLVLFILQGKQEHKEMSRNILEATRINEMAMILGLSLLTLGNFLGGVWANESWGRYWGWDSKETWALVSILIYAAVLHIRFIPKLNNQYAFAVTSMFAYWSIIMTYFGVNFYLSGMHSYAAGDPVPVPDFVWMSVVVMFVVSILAYFRRPEKMAKL; the protein is encoded by the coding sequence ATGAGAGGCATTAAATCTCTGTTTTTAAGTATGACGTCGGCTATAGTTTTGTTACTAATATTCGCTATTGCAAGCGGTATTGCCACTATAGTAGAAACCGTTTATGATACAAAAAGCGCCTGGGCTTTAATATACGGGGCTACATGGTTTGCGCTTATTCAGTTGCTTTTGGGTATAAATTTGGCATACAATATTTATAAATATAAACTTATGGATATGAAAAAACTGCCTGTTTTTATATTTCATCTAAGCTTTTTATTTATGCTGCTTGGCTCTGCCATGACTAGATATCTAGGATTTGAAGCAAATATGCATATTAGAGAAAACACAACTCAAGATAGGATGTATGAGATGGGTTCAAGGCTTGAGATGAAGACTCAAAAAGATGGAAAAGAGTATAAAGTTTCCATTCCCAAGCAGATAAATGCCGTAACCCCTCATGAATTTAACATAGATCTGGATGTAGGCGGACAAAAAGCCAATCTAAAATATAAAGCATTCTATAAAAATGCAGAATTTGAATACTATGCGGCCAATAGCGGAGATCCTCTTATAGAGATTGTGGTATCTGATAGTCAAAACCGTGAAGATGTAGGGCTCAAACCGGGAGACGTCAGAGAGCTTGGCGGGGTAAGCTTTGCCTTTAATGCCGATCCTACACTGGAAAGATTTGTTAAATTCGAGTATAAAGATGGCAATTTTACAATGACTTCAAATCATAATGTAGGCTACTTCATAATGGCAACTAACGAAAAAGGAGAATATGAGGCTAAAAAACCTACAGAATTTCTTCCTATGCAATTATATACCATAGGAGATATAAATTTCGCTCCTAAAAATATCCTTAAAAAGGCTCAAAGAAGACTTGTAAGTAAAGGCGGACAATTTGACGCTTTGGTTGCTGATTTAAGCTTCAATGGAGAGAGCAAAGAGATTGTACTTTACGAAAACTATGTTATGCCTGTTGTTCAAACTATCGGAGGTCAAGAATTTACAGCATCTTGGGGAGCTAGAGAGATAATTCTTCCGTTTTCTCTACACCTTAAAGATTTTGAGCTCAAGCGATATCCTGGCTCAAATTCCCCTATGAGCTACGCAAGTGAGGTTGTAGTAAAAGATCCTCAAACAGGAGATTATGATTATAGAATTTATATGAACCATGTTCTTGATCACGCAGGATATAGATTTTTCCAAAGCTCTTATGATAAAGATGAGCGTGGCACAATCCTATCTGTCAATAGAGACCCAGGCAAAATTCCAACTTATATAGGATACTTCTTACTCGGTCTTGGACTATTTTTTAACGTAGTAAATCCTCATAGTAGATTTAGAAAATTGGCAAAATATATAAATGAAGATGCAATCAAAAATACAGCTAAAGCATGTATTCTGGCTTTCGCATGTATTTTTGTAGCTCCAAAAGCAAATGCTATGAATGTTGCTATTAAAATAGATGAAAACCACGCAAAAGAATTATCAACCGTAGTGGTTCAGAGTGCCGATGGGCGTATGAAGCCTTTTGATACTGTAGCAAGAGAAATTTTAAATAAAGTCTACAAAAAAGATATAATAAACGAAGCAAACGCAAACCAAATTGCACTATCTATGATGATAGATGCTCCTTACTGGAGAGAGATGCCTATAATAGCGGTTCACAATAAAGAACTAAAAAAGATAATAGGAATAGACGAAAACGCAAAATATGCCAAATTTAATGATTTTTTCGAATATGACCGCAATACCACAAGAAGCTCTTATAAACTAACCAAATACGCAGAATCTGCAAGCCGTAAACGTCCTGCAGAGCGTGGAACCTTTGATAAAGACGTGCAAAAAGTAGATGAGCGCTTAAACATCCTTTATATGGTATTTGTAGGCGAAATTTTTACAATGTTTCCAAAAATAGACGATCCTAACCATACATGGTATGCTCCTGCAAGTGCTATGATGTATTTTCCTAAAGAGGAGCGCGAGCCTATTAGCAGAATACTACAAGAATACTTCTCGGGAGTAAGCGATGCATTAAATAGTGGAAATTGGAGCGTTCCAAATAGGGTTTTAGCAGAGATTAAAACCTATCAAGAGGAGCACGGCAAGGCTGTAATGCCAAGCAAAGAGCGTATAGGTATGGAAATTTTATTTAACAAATATAAGATTTTTCAATCATTAATACCTATATATCTATTTGCAGGATTCGGACTATTATGTTTTGTATTTATTAAAATGGCTAAACCAAGATTAAATATAAATTGGATGTTTAAAATCGTATATTCTGTAAACATCTTAGCGTTTTTAGCCCACACTGCAGGACTTGCATTGCGTTGGTACATCTCAGGACACGCGCCTTGGAGTAATGCGTATGAATCTATGATATATATAGCTTGGGCTCTTGGCCTCTCTGGTATAGTATTTTCAAATAGAAGTCCTATTTCAATGGCGCTTACTTCAATACTCGCAGGCATAACTCTTTTTGTAGCACATCTTAGCTGGATGGATCCGCAGATCACAACGCTGGTTCCTGTTCTTCAGTCGTATTGGCTTACAATCCACGTTTCAGTTATTACCGCCAGCTATGGTTTCTTAGGGCTTTGTTCTCTTCTTGGTATGTTTGTACTTGTGCTATTTATTCTACAAGGCAAACAAGAACATAAAGAGATGTCAAGAAATATCCTAGAAGCTACTCGAATTAATGAAATGGCTATGATTTTAGGACTTAGCCTTCTTACTCTTGGTAACTTCTTGGGCGGTGTTTGGGCAAATGAGAGCTGGGGAAGATATTGGGGCTGGGACTCCAAAGAAACTTGGGCCTTGGTTTCTATACTAATATATGCCGCAGTATTACATATAAGATTTATTCCGAAGCTAAATAACCAATATGCATTTGCGGTTACATCCATGTTTGCTTACTGGTCTATTATCATGACATATTTTGGCGTAAACTTCTACTTAAGCGGTATGCACTCATATGCCGCAGGAGATCCGGTGCCTGTGCCTGACTTCGTATGGATGAGTGTAGTGGTAATGTTTGTAGTGTCAATTCTGGCATATTTTAGAAGACCTGAAAAAATGGCAAAGCTATAG
- a CDS encoding response regulator transcription factor, whose amino-acid sequence MRILLLEDDFNYRESVSEYLQVLGYEVDEAPDGQVACDKISKSFYHLLILDIKVPHISGHEVIKYAKDIGLQTPIMIMTSLVDINNLSVGYELGCNEYLKKPFELAELKFRVNELMRKYHGKDDKNLITIDDDSKLDTIKKQLHFKDKIIELSLKEFDLIECLLYHKNSFVGVETLRAEVWGDKEIDSADIRMHVLKIRQKTKPDFIVSSRGLGYKIDVKQP is encoded by the coding sequence GTGAGAATCCTACTTTTAGAGGATGATTTTAATTATAGAGAGAGTGTCTCGGAGTATCTTCAGGTCTTAGGCTATGAGGTTGACGAGGCGCCTGATGGGCAGGTGGCATGCGACAAGATATCAAAAAGCTTCTACCACCTGCTTATTCTTGACATAAAGGTTCCGCATATAAGCGGGCACGAAGTTATAAAATATGCAAAAGATATTGGCCTTCAAACCCCGATAATGATCATGACCTCGCTTGTTGATATTAATAATTTATCCGTTGGTTACGAGCTAGGTTGTAACGAATATCTAAAAAAACCTTTCGAGTTAGCTGAGCTTAAATTTAGAGTCAATGAACTAATGCGCAAGTATCATGGAAAAGATGATAAGAATTTAATCACTATAGATGATGATTCTAAGCTAGATACTATTAAAAAACAGCTACATTTTAAAGATAAGATAATAGAGCTTAGCTTAAAGGAATTTGACCTAATAGAGTGCTTGCTTTATCATAAAAATAGTTTTGTAGGAGTTGAGACTCTTAGGGCTGAGGTTTGGGGTGATAAGGAGATAGATTCGGCGGATATTAGGATGCACGTTCTTAAAATTCGTCAAAAAACAAAACCTGATTTTATCGTTTCATCTCGTGGACTTGGCTATAAAATAGATGTTAAACAACCTTAA
- a CDS encoding 4Fe-4S dicluster domain-containing protein, producing the protein MKRYTMVHNENLCIGCQACSVACRSENSVPNGVYRLQVHAKMSGTFPNLKTDFIRNSCVMCEDAPCVDVCPTGASFKTADGLTLMDHSICVSCKYCVLACPYDARYVEPKTGEVDKCTFCFDTRVSQGDQPACVTVCPTDALAFGDLNDKNSEVSKILQQKAHYYPKAELKTKPKLAMIANRKGGSHE; encoded by the coding sequence ATGAAAAGATATACTATGGTTCATAATGAAAATCTTTGTATTGGATGTCAAGCTTGTTCTGTAGCTTGTAGAAGTGAAAACAGCGTTCCAAACGGAGTGTATAGACTTCAAGTTCATGCAAAGATGAGTGGAACATTCCCAAATTTAAAAACAGACTTTATAAGAAATAGCTGTGTAATGTGTGAAGATGCTCCTTGCGTAGACGTATGTCCTACAGGAGCTAGCTTTAAGACTGCAGACGGACTTACATTGATGGATCACAGCATCTGTGTATCTTGCAAATACTGTGTACTTGCTTGTCCTTATGATGCTAGATATGTAGAACCAAAAACAGGAGAGGTTGATAAATGTACATTCTGTTTTGATACAAGAGTATCGCAGGGTGATCAACCTGCATGTGTTACCGTTTGTCCTACAGATGCGTTAGCATTTGGAGATCTAAACGATAAAAACAGCGAAGTAAGTAAAATTTTACAACAAAAAGCTCACTACTATCCAAAAGCAGAGCTTAAAACAAAACCTAAACTAGCCATGATTGCTAACCGCAAAGGAGGAAGCCATGAATAA